CATCTGAACTGTTCATAGTTCCCTAACTTATTCTCAGAACATCCCAAAAGAACAAAATTTATGCATAGTCTGTGGTTTTACAGCAATGGACTTTAAAGAGAAACTGTATTTACTACATCCGTACCTTGTATCCAGCAATCGGTCATGAATAAAGCCACACTAATCAGTTCTTGTATTGAAGCAGGCATTTACAACCATCAACTCACTGGAAGGAGAAAAATGAAACATTGATCACTTGACACATTATgaacaataaaacaaaaacaacttGAGCCATGACAAAAAAAACAGCAACTAATGACAAAACGAGGCTTAAGTCATAGCGCAAAACGTGTTAGGCTTTGGAGACTTATAGATCTACCTCAgcaaaaaaaatttgggcgatTAGGGTTTCTTGAAGAGTATAAATATAGCATCTCTCTTTGTAATCTGCATCTCTAAAAATTATAGTaaaatatcctggcttggtagtgccccagacgtagtcattcaaattgagtggcgaactgggtaaacaattcttgtaTGTTTGTTTGtgtttcgtttatcgtaattgcATTAGTTCCAAACAAAACGAGGCTTAAGTCATAGCGACAAAAAAGGCATATCTTCAAGCAAAAGTGCAAAGTAATTCATGTTTTCCAATTTTAACTTCAGCATATGTCTTGATTGTAATTTGTATGCTTGGCAAAAACATAGTGCCTTCATCAGCTCATTTTGTCTTCAGATGCGAATTGATATTTGCTATAGACTTATAAGCACTGTTCAAAACGATGGCTGCAATGGACTTGTAAGCACTGTTCAAAACGATGGCTGCAAGAACTGCCTAGACGCTTAAAATTGAGAATCCGTTCTGATTTTTTCTGATTAGACCACCTAGGCGTTTTTCACTGCCTGCTTCCGCTAGGTCAGGCAGTGCCTAGATGGCGCCTACCTCGTCTGGGCAGTGCCTACAGACCTCCTGCCGAGACTGTTTACTTGTGTTTTCAACTTGTTTTCATTATATGGTTTAAGACTCTAAGGACATTGTTTCCTAGTTTTTGGTGATTGTATTACTTACGACTAGCGCCTAGCGTCTTTTACAACCTTGCTTATAAGGTTGCGAGAAATTAACATGGTATATCAACCGCCTTTAGACTAGTGCTAATATAAAATTCTTCATGTTGATTCAAAACATTGAAATCAAAGCAATTATCCAAATAttgggaaataaaaaaaaaaccttcaaTCTAAACATTTGGTAGTGAAAAagaatattaatatgaagtggaactttaactatcagcttgagcttttagctaaaacggtttcatgacatggtatcagagccagtatGACCAAGTGTGTTGTCACGCTTCAAGTCCAAGTGTGCTttcgcgtgtgggggtgtgtcagctattaatatgaagtggacctttaactatcagcttgagcttttagctaTAACGGTTTCATGAAATTTGTGATGCATGACAAAGCAAGCAACAATACAGATATTGCGTACCAACAAGCTCAagcaataattaattatatgacCAAAATAATGTGTCAAAAAGCACCTTGGTGACAAGCCGCCTGGATCTTCTGGGAAGAACTTCAGCAGAATGCTTCATACTTCTTAAAAATTTAGTCTCTCGCTTGCCCCAGCCATTTTGAACCTCATTGTCTATTACTGGCCTCTTTTTTTGAAGTTCTCCCTTTAATTCCAGATTACCAGACCTCAAACAAGTCTTCCCAACCGAATCATCAACCTGCGAGCATCTGATAGAAATATAGTTGTATGTCATCACATCACACCCCAAAAAATTACAACACAACattcaaaatagaaaagaaattaCACTGAACTCTCTCTCCCAAAATTAATATTGCTGCATTCCTGCAAAGAGTACAGAACCATAATTCAGTAGCGTCGGTAGAACTACTATAAATTACCAAAATTATACATTACGTGAGTAGTGGTACCATTATAGAAATTAGTTTTCTTATGCTTGCTGAGCAGGCATGGACTATGGCAGTTAGGGTTCTCTCCCAAATAAACCAGCTCATTAGCGAGTAATTCAGAATTATATACATCATTTTAGATTCGCTAACTCATAATATATTAACAAGTCTTCCTCATCAACAAAATGAGAgacagaaaataaaaacatattgCCTAATAAAGTGCCAAACTCATGCAAACCATGCATGctacaataaataaaaaataataatatagtaaTATTATTAGTGGAAAGAACGTTAttagtggtgaagctcttagcctagtggttgagagcttacctatgccttgggaggtcatgggttcgaatcacatccgggtctggtggggatttttctttcttctttaatgtaagcgcattgcgcaaatttttagaaaaaaaaaaaagtaaagaacattattaaaatttactcGAGAATTTATAAGAATCCATGAAGCACGGACACGCCATAGACCCAACGTATCGCGTGTCGGATACGTATCCGATACCGAAACGCCAGGGACACGGTGTCGGGGCCGTTTCCGTAATATCGGAAAGTTGGACACGCGTATCAGTGAAGGATACGCGTGTcccagaaagaaaaagaaaaaaaaacaaacgaTTCTTCAAATGTGAAAAAACAGCCGTTCAACTTCAATCATTGATCGATCGTCGTTATTCCAAATAGATTTGGAGAGCCAGAAACTCCAAAGGACAGGGGGAATTAATGCCAGAAACTCCTAATTAATACAAAAACTCCATAGGTTTTTAGTGTTAAGGAGGAAAGCTTTTATTATGTTTAGTTAAGAGTTTTATAATTTcgtttatatgtatttatttagttatattacaaaaaatcatatataaaaatatattttaatatttataaatgtgccccaatatttttaatatttacatgtGTCCCCCACGTATCCGTGTCCagtgttttatagaaatgacGTTTCCCGTATCCGTGTCCGTGTCCGTGTCGGATACCGTATCGGTATCCGTGTCCGGGCAACATAGATAAGAATAAATGAGAAATAATAATCCATATAGTCAGACCGCAACAAATTGGGAATGAGGCTTGGTTGTTTTTGTTATTAACTTAGTAAGTATGAAAACTTTGCATAACCTCATTCAAAAAAACCTCTCACTGAATAATCTCTATGAAATGAATTTATGAAATGACATTACTTAAAAAATGTAGCCTATGTTCTCCCAATACCTGAACTGAAAGATGAGTAAACTGATTACAGAGCAATGGAAACTTTAAAGGAATAGTAGATATGAACAACTAAAATCCATAATGTAGCCCAAAATACAACTAAAATCCATAATGTAGCCCGAAATAAACTATGGGTCTTATTGCCAATATTGTAGTTATTCATGGACATTTTATCATTTCTACTATCACTAACATTGACATGAGAACTTAAGATCTTTTCACTGATCAAAATTGAGATTATTGAACCAAACACCAACATTATTAGTTTAAAGTAAGAATTGATCGCTGGAACAAGAGAGTGTCACCATTTCAAGGGATAAAgaccaaatttaaccctaactttTTAAGCCAAGTTCAGATTTAgccctaacgtatgaaatggtgcaaatttaaccctagCCTTTACAAGCAAGATAGAGATTGTCTGGAACCACATCTGATTCTTAAATTCATCCTTCTGAAACAGGAAATCCATAAACATGACTTGTTACAAATCTACTTTTTGTTCTTATTTATCTAGACCTCCCCTTCTTCAAATCCAATTTTTCCCAAGAAATTCACTGTGGGATAAGTGAAGACAACCCAGGTAATTTCCTAATGAAACAATAGTTAGCTTAATAGTTTAAGTGAGAATCAATTTATACATACTAGAGTGAATTTCAAATATAGCAGACCACCCGGCAGCCAGTGGGTATCTGGTTTCAACATGAACCTAGGATACATTCACAAGGCTCTTAcagaaatctatatatatatatatacacacacacacatatatcaTCCTTGCTCGCATTTTCATGTAAAAGTCGAGTAGAAGAGGTAATACCTGATCTTCAGTGTATGCTGCCAAATGGCTCCCGCTATGATCATTCTCACTTGAGGTGGTTAATACAGCTTGCTCAGTTACTACATTATGCCTTGAATCATCCTGATCCAATAATTCACCATTTTTATTAGGTGAGGATGATTCTCCTTTATGGTGATTTCCAGTCTCAGACAACTGCATTTCTGTTGAACTGGTCAAGAATCCAGGAGCAACACAATTATTCTCATGATTACTGTTGTTTTGTAAGATCGAATTCTCATGAACTTCATCTTCATACTTTGACTTCTCATTTTCAATGGGAATAACATCAACTGAACCATCAGATATGGAGTTAATAACAAAATTACAGGCTGTCTTTTCTGTTGGAGTATCAGTGATATCTGACACAGCAGTAGCACTAGAGCCATTTTTATCACAGGATTCCATATTAGAAATTATTTGGATCTGCACATCAGAACTAGGTTTAGATGAGATAGGTCCCAGATCTTCCCTTAAGCAGTCTGAATCCTCCATAAGAACTTCACTACAAGGTCTTGAAGGCAAAGGCATCAATACTTTATTGATTCCTTCTGGATGATCAACCCCTGTATTATTTTCTTCCATATCCAAACTGGGAGAAGGTTCAGCTTCTGTATGGCCATCACTGATTTTTTCAGCAGAATCCCCAGCCTGAGGGAAGGAGCTTTtcatttgtttattattttctccAATGCGTCCAAGTTCTTGCTGAAGACTTCCAGACTTGGCATTGTCAGCATTCTTACAGAAAGAAACCTGATTTTTGTATTGCTTGATCCAATCTAAGGGGCTTGAACTCAGATCAACACAGAGCTTGATTCCTtcttctgaacttgcataaaatttAAAAGAGGCAGGATCCTTTGTATATGATCTTATTGAAGAAATGTTCTCTTTTAAACAAACACTTTCATTTACA
The window above is part of the Euphorbia lathyris chromosome 3, ddEupLath1.1, whole genome shotgun sequence genome. Proteins encoded here:
- the LOC136222595 gene encoding uncharacterized protein isoform X1 yields the protein MSNKEGEDFYRSLPRKELQSLCKNYGLPARKSSSEMAESLFSYFQKKNLSVGCSRKSTGGIQDVLLPPSSTGHLIKDSCQLRSYPREEGNKGNRRITCNESESCMELRAYDKGASQSQFVFQGAQSGVIHKQPCCGRTEHTSQCQRRCVNESVCLKENISSIRSYTKDPASFKFYASSEEGIKLCVDLSSSPLDWIKQYKNQVSFCKNADNAKSGSLQQELGRIGENNKQMKSSFPQAGDSAEKISDGHTEAEPSPSLDMEENNTGVDHPEGINKVLMPLPSRPCSEVLMEDSDCLREDLGPISSKPSSDVQIQIISNMESCDKNGSSATAVSDITDTPTEKTACNFVINSISDGSVDVIPIENEKSKYEDEVHENSILQNNSNHENNCVAPGFLTSSTEMQLSETGNHHKGESSSPNKNGELLDQDDSRHNVVTEQAVLTTSSENDHSGSHLAAYTEDQECSNINFGRESSVCSQVDDSVGKTCLRSGNLELKGELQKKRPVIDNEVQNGWGKRETKFLRSMKHSAEVLPRRSRRLVTK
- the LOC136222595 gene encoding uncharacterized protein isoform X3, producing the protein MSNKEGEDFYRSLPRKELQSLCKNYGLPARKSSSEMAESLFSYFQKKNLSVGCSRKSTGGIQDVLLPPSSTGHLIKDSCQLRSYPREEGNKGNRRITCNESESCMELRAYDKGASQSQFVFQGAQSGVIHKQPCCGRTEHTSQCQRRCVNESVCLKENISSIRSYTKDPASFKFYASSEEGIKLCVDLSSSPLDWIKQYKNQVSFCKNADNAKSGSLQQELGRIGENNKQMKSSFPQAGDSAEKISDGHTEAEPSPSLDMEENNTGVDHPEGINKVLMPLPSRPCSEVLMEDSDCLREDLGPISSKPSSDVQIQIISNMESCDKNGSSATAVSDITDTPTEKTACNFVINSISDGSVDVIPIENEKSKYEDEVHENSILQNNSNHENNCVAPGFLTSSTEMQLSETGNHHKGESSSPNKNGELLDQDDSRHNVVTEQAVLTTSSENDHSGSHLAAYTEDQECSNINFGRESSVLMIRLGRLV
- the LOC136222595 gene encoding uncharacterized protein isoform X2, which gives rise to MSNKEGEDFYRSLPRKELQSLCKNYGLPARKSSSEMAESLFSYFQKKNLSVGCSRKSTGGIQDVLLPPSSTGHLIKDSCQLRSYPREEGNKGNRRITCNESESCMELRAYDKGASQSQFVFQGAQSGVIHKQPCCGRTEHTSQCQRRCVNESVCLKENISSIRSYTKDPASFKFYASSEEGIKLCVDLSSSPLDWIKQYKNQVSFCKNADNAKSGSLQQELGRIGENNKQMKSSFPQAGDSAEKISDGHTEAEPSPSLDMEENNTGVDHPEGINKVLMPLPSRPCSEVLMEDSDCLREDLGPISSKPSSDVQIQIISNMESCDKNGSSATAVSDITDTPTEKTACNFVINSISDGSVDVIPIENEKSKYEDEVHENSILQNNSNHENNCVAPGFLTSSTEMQLSETGNHHKGESSSPNKNGELLDQDDSRHNVVTEQAVLTTSSENDHSGSHLAAYTEDQECSNINFGRENARRLMIRLGRLV
- the LOC136222595 gene encoding uncharacterized protein isoform X4 — encoded protein: MSNKEGEDFYRSLPRKELQSLCKNYGLPARKSSSEMAESLFSYFQKKNLSVGCSRKSTGGIQDVLLPPSSTGHLIKDSCQLRSYPREEGNKGNRRITCNESESCMELRAYDKGASQSQFVFQGAQSGVIHKQPCCGRTEHTSQCQRRCVNESVCLKENISSIRSYTKDPASFKFYASSEEGIKLCVDLSSSPLDWIKQYKNQVSFCKNADNAKSGSLQQELGRIGENNKQMKSSFPQAGDSAEKISDGHTEAEPSPSLDMEENNTGVDHPEGINKVLMPLPSRPCSEVLMEDSDCLREDLGPISSKPSSDVQIQIISNMESCDKNGSSATAVSDITDTPTEKTACNFVINSISDGSVDVIPIENEKSKYEDEVHENSILQNNSNHENNCVAPGFLTSSTEMQLSETGNHHKGESSSPNKNGELLDQDDSRHNVVTEQAVLTTSSENDHSGSHLAAYTEDQMLAG